The following are encoded in a window of Methylocystis rosea genomic DNA:
- a CDS encoding type I polyketide synthase has protein sequence METVIAITPSHCLDPQIAIAACKAGETGVLDLGWRADASVITDAINALRKSVGVRGTWGVRWDAAAGPYRDLNELSQLTQGKVPLLIFAGVKAREATGLLKSTKEFAQRVLLEVHDLDSALLAEAEGFDGLIVKGHEAGGWIGSATSFILLQELSGKVQIPYWIQGGVNMRSAAAAVLSGARGVVLAEQLWLTEEGPSASAEQKKLWSQFDGSETIVAGRGADLFRLSARHGRGKLRELEVGVAKGDDLRDLLRRLLVEDALTPLAQDIAFAASLGRRYGTTGRVITALRDAIAPAIGEARAQNLLRPDSALAKLHGARFPIVQGPMTRVSDVAPFADAVSRAGGLPFLALAVMRGVEVRSLLTKTKELMGARPWGVGILGFMPLDLRQEQMEAIRDVKPPFAIVAGGRPSQAKELEALGISAYLHVPSPGLLHGFIKEGARKFIFEGSECGGHTGPRTSFVLWESAIETLLSAKIDDPETVQILFAGGIHNGLSAAIVSVLAAPLAAKGMKVGVLMGTAYLFTEEAVRTGAIVNEFQDQAIDCRETALLQSGVGSFTRCANTSFCDEFDKTRRDLILQGKSEEEILMALELLNIGRLRIASKGVARNENPAAEDNNEKYVSLDAEAQRREGMYMMGEVARLRDSRLSMAELHQAVSSGSQAALARGDNRKSSPKREPREEIAVVGMACLLPGANDVRSYWRNIMLAVDSVREVTEDRWRASDFYDSKRGVKDKVYSKWGGFLDDVAFDPTRYGIPPASLRSIEPVQLLALLVSSMALEDAGLDRRPFPRERTATIFASGGMNDLGTIYIFRTLLAHYLPKAEGVSEEARKQILESLYQDELPKWTEDSFPGFLGNVVAGRVANRLDLRGANFTVDAACASSLAALDVGIRQLRSGDADISLVGAVDGTNGPVSFMSFAQTHALSPRGRCRPFDDSADGIAIGEGVCAVVLKRLADAERDGDRIYSVIKGIGSSSDGHNRSLTAPHPEGQVLALERAYADAGVDPSSVTLIEAHGTGTSVGDKSEIGALNMVFGSASGTPQRCAVGSVKSMIGHTKVAAGLAALIKASLALKHRVLPPTIGVEKPVSGVDFAKSPFYINTEIRPWLGAGDSAPRRCGVSAFGFGGTNFHTVLEEYRGDFRASDAQDLNPRAAEIFAFSRSSVEAVEDAARTLLQGVEQTQELDLAQLAYSASLDDARLRPKNGGQIVQLAIVANSVADLKGKLEFFLRSHQGKATLSAPSGIYYRNLQHRADSGAVCFLFPGQGSQQINMLRDLVLARPSAYALFEKADAMLKGALPKPLSQYVYPVPVFGKEERERQQAALNDTRVAQPALGLAGLAAYDALSAFGVKPNFVAGHSYGEYVALCVAGVLSREDLIRISDARGRISKEISVAQPATMAAVNANEAWTLEAIARLELAVSVANLNAPDQTIIAGPIAAIDAAVKALSGEDVRVKRLPVTAAFHCNAMAGAQAALAAELGSVTFRAPTTKVFSNTTGDRYPEEPSEIRALLARHIVEPLRFVDEIERLYAAGARVFIEAGPGQVLSGLVGRILGDRPHTTLSIDAPERSGWLQLAQLLARAFALGLPVDLAPWFARRGLAEMSLAQVFEQARAKANPGPMAWRVNGGRAEPWRGEAKPPKRAAGAAAQAPVKAPAAPLQTRPHGNAAPHPPSAPLFGVERERSRALSTHVPSPALGAVSALGAESRFAQVQNSLAQLIDLQREQQDVLRRFFEFQGQLLGANGNGAAERTGFGAEPIPFLLAEQPTAAPTMAGVFVPPAPVLPKLAATQNGKAPQPAPRPASAPVAAAPLAAKPAANGVGAAKTTDQKGPKQLASTEAFKADLLQAVVERTGYTEDMLDLDAHMEADLGIDSIKRIEILSKLKDDHSFMENQDEEKVFEELSGLKTLNGIVDWYDQFRKSQAEPGGSDSIKKAQTPLSLSLPETAESDAPKANPADVQRYAVTPVAAPRDASRQVKDFPADRLILVVGGAGELSVAFSDALRAKGHKVWRVSPGGETRLVDNERIEANLSSLDAVTALREMLADEGAKVGAIFNLSGLQSIGGVAHDARLDHARQLFMLLKAFEKDLRESGKSGGGVLFNLTDFDGQFGLRRARPFAAAPAGTLGVAKSAAREWPELRVKCIDVDPEMGLERLVNEVLLECCGGDPTIEVGFTRSERFKLDLAEQSVPTADLSGLRLEKDGVLLVTGGAYGITADITRAMAEKFRSRLILVGRSAMPGEEPDATRGLNDRAELRQFLIGEARARNAKIKPAEIESAIKRILKDRQIRDNIAAMRLAGAQVEYHALDIRDGDAFGRLIDSIYDRYGRIDGVLHGAGVIDDRMMREKSPESFDMVFETKVIPAMVLSEKLRPETLKFLVFFSSIAGRFGNAGQSDYSAANEVVNKLADGLSHKWPHVHAVAINWGPWDGGMVNDDLRKLYASKQIYPIAVDQGMRRCLEELERGNTGAPEIVVAASLEQIARQGMRQQ, from the coding sequence ATGGAAACGGTGATTGCGATCACTCCGAGCCATTGCCTCGACCCGCAAATCGCCATTGCCGCCTGCAAGGCGGGCGAGACTGGCGTCCTCGATTTGGGTTGGCGTGCAGACGCCTCCGTCATCACTGACGCGATAAACGCTCTGCGAAAGTCGGTGGGCGTCCGCGGAACATGGGGTGTCAGATGGGACGCCGCCGCAGGTCCTTACCGGGATCTGAACGAACTTTCGCAGCTCACGCAAGGCAAAGTTCCGCTTCTTATTTTTGCGGGCGTTAAGGCGCGAGAGGCGACCGGTCTACTAAAATCTACGAAAGAGTTCGCACAACGAGTCCTGCTCGAAGTCCATGATCTCGACTCTGCGCTGCTCGCAGAGGCGGAAGGCTTCGACGGGTTAATCGTGAAAGGCCACGAGGCCGGGGGATGGATTGGCTCCGCCACCTCATTCATCCTGCTGCAGGAATTGAGCGGGAAGGTCCAGATTCCTTACTGGATACAAGGCGGCGTCAACATGCGCAGCGCCGCGGCAGCCGTTCTTTCGGGCGCGCGCGGTGTCGTTCTCGCCGAGCAGCTTTGGTTGACGGAAGAGGGGCCGAGCGCGTCCGCAGAGCAAAAAAAGCTCTGGAGCCAATTCGACGGCAGCGAAACGATCGTCGCCGGGCGAGGCGCTGATCTGTTTCGTCTTTCCGCTCGACACGGTCGAGGCAAGCTCCGCGAGCTGGAAGTCGGCGTCGCCAAGGGCGACGACCTGCGGGATCTCTTGCGACGACTGTTGGTGGAAGACGCGCTCACTCCGCTCGCACAGGACATCGCCTTCGCCGCCTCGCTCGGGCGTCGCTACGGCACAACAGGACGCGTGATCACCGCGCTGCGCGACGCAATAGCGCCCGCGATCGGCGAGGCCCGTGCGCAAAATTTGCTGCGACCCGACTCGGCGCTCGCCAAACTGCACGGCGCCCGTTTTCCAATTGTGCAGGGTCCGATGACGCGCGTCAGCGACGTCGCGCCCTTTGCCGACGCGGTGTCTCGGGCGGGAGGCTTGCCGTTTCTGGCGCTCGCCGTGATGCGCGGTGTGGAAGTGCGTTCGCTGCTGACGAAGACCAAAGAGCTGATGGGCGCGCGGCCCTGGGGCGTCGGCATCTTGGGCTTCATGCCGCTCGACTTGAGACAGGAGCAGATGGAGGCCATCCGCGACGTCAAGCCGCCCTTCGCGATTGTCGCCGGGGGCAGGCCGAGCCAGGCCAAGGAACTCGAAGCGCTGGGCATTTCCGCCTATCTGCATGTGCCGTCGCCTGGTCTGCTGCATGGCTTCATCAAGGAAGGCGCGCGCAAATTCATTTTCGAGGGAAGCGAGTGCGGCGGGCACACCGGACCGCGCACAAGTTTCGTGCTGTGGGAGTCGGCCATCGAGACGCTTCTCAGCGCGAAGATTGATGATCCCGAGACGGTGCAGATCCTCTTCGCCGGCGGCATTCATAACGGGCTTTCCGCCGCGATTGTTTCGGTGTTGGCGGCGCCGCTGGCCGCGAAGGGGATGAAAGTCGGCGTGCTGATGGGCACCGCCTATCTCTTCACCGAAGAAGCGGTGCGAACCGGCGCCATCGTCAACGAATTTCAGGATCAAGCCATCGATTGCCGTGAGACTGCGCTGCTGCAGTCGGGAGTCGGCTCATTCACACGCTGCGCCAACACCAGCTTTTGCGATGAGTTCGATAAGACGCGGCGCGACCTGATTTTGCAGGGCAAGTCGGAAGAAGAAATTCTCATGGCGCTCGAGCTGCTCAACATCGGGCGGCTGCGCATCGCCTCAAAGGGCGTCGCACGCAACGAGAATCCTGCGGCCGAGGATAACAACGAGAAATACGTCAGCCTCGACGCCGAGGCGCAGCGCCGTGAAGGCATGTATATGATGGGCGAAGTCGCGCGCTTGCGCGACTCGCGGTTGAGCATGGCCGAACTGCACCAGGCCGTCTCCTCCGGCTCCCAGGCGGCGCTGGCCCGCGGCGACAACCGTAAGAGTTCGCCGAAGCGAGAACCGCGCGAAGAAATCGCCGTCGTCGGCATGGCCTGTCTGTTGCCGGGCGCGAACGACGTGCGCAGCTACTGGCGCAACATCATGCTGGCCGTCGATTCAGTTCGCGAGGTAACTGAGGATCGCTGGCGCGCGTCCGACTTCTACGACTCAAAACGCGGCGTAAAGGACAAGGTCTATTCGAAGTGGGGCGGCTTCCTCGACGACGTCGCTTTTGACCCGACGCGTTACGGCATTCCGCCCGCCAGTCTGCGCTCCATCGAACCCGTGCAGCTCCTCGCGCTGCTGGTGTCGAGCATGGCGCTGGAAGACGCCGGCCTGGATCGCCGGCCGTTCCCGCGTGAGCGCACCGCGACAATTTTTGCCTCTGGCGGCATGAATGATCTCGGAACGATCTACATCTTCCGGACGTTGCTCGCGCATTATCTGCCAAAAGCCGAAGGCGTCTCCGAGGAAGCGCGCAAGCAGATCCTGGAGTCGCTCTATCAGGATGAGTTGCCGAAGTGGACGGAAGACTCCTTTCCGGGATTCCTCGGCAATGTCGTCGCCGGGCGCGTCGCCAATCGACTCGATCTGCGCGGCGCGAATTTCACCGTCGACGCCGCCTGCGCGTCCTCGCTCGCCGCGCTCGACGTCGGCATCAGACAGTTGCGCAGCGGCGACGCCGACATTTCACTTGTCGGCGCGGTGGACGGCACCAACGGTCCCGTCAGCTTCATGTCCTTCGCGCAGACCCACGCGCTGTCGCCGCGCGGTCGCTGTCGCCCCTTCGATGACAGCGCGGACGGCATCGCCATTGGCGAAGGCGTCTGCGCCGTTGTGTTGAAGCGGCTCGCCGACGCCGAACGCGATGGCGACAGGATCTATTCCGTCATCAAGGGCATTGGCAGCTCAAGCGACGGCCACAATCGCAGCCTCACGGCGCCGCATCCCGAAGGGCAGGTTCTGGCGCTCGAACGCGCCTATGCCGACGCCGGCGTCGATCCATCGAGCGTGACGCTGATCGAGGCGCATGGCACCGGCACGTCGGTCGGCGACAAATCCGAGATCGGCGCGCTGAACATGGTCTTCGGTTCCGCATCGGGAACGCCGCAGCGCTGCGCCGTCGGCTCGGTGAAGTCGATGATCGGCCACACGAAAGTCGCGGCGGGACTCGCGGCGCTCATCAAGGCGAGCCTCGCGCTCAAGCACCGCGTGCTGCCGCCGACCATCGGCGTCGAAAAACCGGTGTCAGGCGTCGATTTCGCCAAATCGCCTTTCTACATCAATACCGAAATTCGCCCCTGGCTGGGCGCCGGCGACAGCGCGCCGCGCCGTTGCGGCGTCAGCGCCTTCGGGTTTGGCGGCACCAACTTTCATACCGTGCTCGAAGAATATCGCGGCGACTTCCGGGCGTCAGACGCGCAGGATCTGAACCCGCGCGCGGCCGAAATCTTCGCCTTCAGCCGTTCGAGCGTCGAGGCGGTCGAAGACGCGGCGCGGACTCTGCTGCAAGGCGTCGAGCAGACGCAGGAGCTCGATCTCGCGCAGCTTGCATACTCGGCGTCCCTGGACGACGCCAGGCTGCGGCCGAAGAACGGCGGTCAGATCGTGCAGCTCGCCATCGTGGCGAACTCGGTCGCCGACCTGAAGGGCAAGCTGGAATTCTTCCTGCGCAGCCATCAAGGGAAGGCGACGCTCAGCGCGCCGAGCGGGATCTACTATCGGAACCTGCAACATCGCGCCGACAGCGGCGCCGTCTGCTTCCTGTTCCCGGGCCAGGGATCGCAGCAGATCAACATGCTTCGCGATCTCGTCCTCGCGCGTCCGTCCGCTTACGCCTTGTTCGAAAAGGCCGACGCGATGCTCAAGGGCGCGCTGCCGAAGCCGCTGTCGCAATATGTCTATCCCGTGCCTGTCTTCGGCAAGGAGGAGCGGGAGCGCCAGCAGGCCGCATTGAACGACACGCGCGTCGCGCAGCCGGCGCTCGGATTGGCGGGCCTCGCGGCCTATGACGCGCTGTCGGCCTTCGGCGTGAAGCCCAACTTCGTCGCCGGCCACAGCTACGGTGAATATGTAGCGCTCTGCGTCGCCGGGGTTCTGTCGCGCGAGGATCTTATCCGCATCTCCGATGCGCGCGGCCGTATCTCCAAGGAGATATCCGTCGCGCAACCGGCGACGATGGCTGCGGTTAACGCCAACGAGGCATGGACGCTAGAGGCGATCGCGCGTCTCGAACTGGCGGTAAGCGTCGCGAATTTGAACGCGCCTGACCAGACGATCATCGCAGGGCCAATCGCCGCAATCGACGCTGCGGTGAAGGCGCTCAGCGGGGAGGACGTGCGCGTCAAGCGGCTGCCAGTGACGGCGGCGTTCCACTGTAACGCGATGGCGGGGGCGCAAGCGGCGCTCGCCGCGGAGCTCGGCTCGGTGACGTTCCGAGCGCCGACGACCAAAGTGTTCAGCAACACGACGGGCGACCGCTATCCCGAGGAGCCTTCTGAAATCCGCGCGCTGTTGGCGCGCCACATCGTCGAGCCCTTGCGCTTCGTCGATGAGATCGAGCGCCTCTACGCGGCCGGGGCAAGAGTCTTCATCGAGGCGGGTCCCGGGCAGGTGCTGAGCGGGCTCGTCGGCCGCATTCTCGGCGACCGGCCGCACACGACGCTGTCAATCGACGCGCCGGAGCGTTCGGGCTGGCTGCAGCTCGCGCAGCTGCTCGCGCGGGCGTTTGCGCTCGGCCTTCCGGTCGATCTCGCGCCATGGTTTGCGCGCCGCGGACTTGCGGAAATGAGCCTCGCGCAAGTCTTCGAACAGGCGCGCGCCAAAGCCAATCCAGGGCCTATGGCTTGGCGAGTGAATGGCGGGCGCGCCGAGCCCTGGCGCGGCGAAGCAAAGCCGCCAAAGCGCGCCGCCGGCGCCGCCGCGCAGGCGCCTGTGAAAGCGCCCGCGGCGCCCCTCCAAACCAGACCCCATGGGAACGCAGCACCCCATCCACCATCGGCGCCATTATTCGGCGTCGAACGCGAGAGGAGCAGAGCCTTGTCTACTCACGTACCATCGCCAGCGCTTGGCGCGGTCAGCGCGTTAGGCGCTGAATCGCGGTTCGCCCAAGTGCAGAACAGTTTGGCGCAACTCATCGATCTACAGCGCGAACAGCAGGACGTATTGCGTCGTTTCTTCGAGTTCCAAGGACAGCTGCTCGGCGCCAACGGCAATGGCGCCGCTGAACGAACCGGGTTTGGCGCAGAGCCGATCCCGTTTCTGCTCGCCGAACAGCCGACGGCGGCTCCGACGATGGCCGGCGTCTTCGTTCCGCCGGCCCCTGTGCTGCCGAAGCTTGCAGCCACGCAGAACGGCAAGGCTCCGCAACCGGCGCCGCGCCCCGCGAGCGCGCCGGTCGCCGCCGCGCCGCTCGCCGCGAAACCGGCGGCGAATGGCGTTGGCGCTGCAAAGACGACGGACCAGAAGGGCCCAAAGCAGCTTGCATCGACCGAGGCGTTCAAGGCCGATCTGTTGCAGGCGGTCGTCGAGCGCACCGGCTACACCGAGGACATGCTCGATCTCGACGCGCATATGGAGGCGGATCTCGGCATCGACTCCATCAAGCGGATCGAAATCTTGAGCAAGCTCAAGGACGATCACTCCTTCATGGAGAACCAGGACGAAGAAAAGGTCTTCGAGGAACTGTCGGGCCTCAAGACCCTGAATGGGATCGTCGATTGGTACGATCAATTTCGGAAGTCGCAGGCCGAGCCGGGAGGCTCCGATTCAATAAAAAAAGCTCAGACTCCGCTGTCGCTCTCCTTGCCTGAGACAGCGGAGTCTGACGCCCCGAAGGCAAATCCCGCGGACGTGCAGCGCTATGCGGTCACCCCGGTGGCCGCGCCGCGGGACGCTTCAAGGCAAGTTAAGGACTTCCCGGCCGACCGCCTGATCCTCGTGGTCGGCGGCGCGGGGGAGTTGAGCGTCGCTTTCAGCGACGCTCTGAGGGCTAAGGGCCATAAGGTCTGGCGGGTTTCGCCCGGCGGCGAGACTCGCCTCGTCGATAATGAGCGCATCGAAGCCAATTTGTCTTCGCTTGACGCGGTGACCGCGCTTCGCGAGATGCTCGCCGACGAGGGCGCCAAGGTAGGCGCGATTTTCAATTTGTCCGGCTTGCAGTCGATCGGCGGCGTCGCGCATGACGCCCGTCTGGACCACGCGAGGCAATTGTTTATGCTCCTCAAGGCCTTCGAAAAGGATTTGAGGGAAAGCGGCAAGAGCGGCGGCGGCGTCCTTTTCAATCTGACCGATTTCGATGGACAATTTGGTCTTCGCCGGGCGCGCCCGTTCGCCGCGGCTCCCGCGGGCACGCTCGGCGTCGCCAAATCGGCGGCGCGGGAGTGGCCGGAGCTGCGAGTCAAATGTATCGACGTCGATCCGGAGATGGGTCTGGAGCGGCTGGTCAATGAAGTCCTGCTGGAGTGTTGCGGCGGCGATCCGACGATCGAAGTAGGCTTCACCCGGAGCGAACGGTTCAAGCTCGATCTAGCCGAGCAGAGCGTTCCCACCGCAGATCTGTCGGGACTTCGGCTGGAGAAGGATGGCGTGCTGCTCGTCACCGGCGGCGCTTACGGGATCACCGCGGACATCACGCGCGCGATGGCTGAAAAATTCCGCTCCCGGCTCATCCTCGTCGGACGCAGCGCAATGCCTGGCGAAGAGCCCGACGCGACACGAGGATTGAATGATCGCGCCGAGTTGCGGCAGTTCCTCATCGGCGAAGCGCGGGCGCGCAACGCCAAGATCAAACCCGCGGAAATCGAAAGTGCGATCAAACGCATCCTCAAAGACCGTCAGATCCGCGACAACATCGCGGCGATGCGTTTGGCCGGGGCGCAGGTCGAGTATCACGCGCTCGACATACGCGACGGCGACGCCTTCGGGCGTCTGATAGATTCGATCTACGATCGCTATGGCCGCATTGACGGCGTGCTGCATGGCGCCGGCGTCATCGACGACAGGATGATGAGAGAGAAGTCGCCCGAGTCCTTCGACATGGTGTTCGAGACGAAGGTGATCCCGGCCATGGTTCTATCCGAGAAACTGCGGCCGGAAACTCTCAAATTCCTGGTGTTCTTCTCCTCGATCGCGGGTCGTTTCGGCAACGCCGGCCAGAGCGACTACAGCGCGGCGAACGAGGTCGTCAACAAGCTGGCCGATGGCCTAAGCCACAAATGGCCGCATGTTCACGCCGTCGCGATCAATTGGGGACCGTGGGACGGCGGCATGGTGAACGACGATCTGCGCAAGCTCTACGCCTCCAAGCAGATCTATCCGATCGCCGTCGATCAAGGAATGCGGCGCTGCCTTGAAGAGCTCGAGCGCGGGAACACCGGCGCGCCAGAAATCGTCGTCGCCGCCAGTCTCGAACAGATCGCCCGACAGGGCATGCGGCAACAATAG
- a CDS encoding 4'-phosphopantetheinyl transferase superfamily protein has product MSFERAKRVNGGDAPSWPATGEGGAPLIARMFEVQDAKELALAVEQPEEEAHLSERPSPMARAGAGSSDQIQEADTSEPRMPFIGSVLDYVPGERITIERKLSVDEDLYLADHAFVHAPGIKPTSACLPVVPMTMSLEIMAEAAACLAPGCGLIGFEDVRSVTWIDLADVDEVALNIVTQIVRHDAERGAFSISAAIYVEGKSSPAITATVLLGDRYLVELSPTFSDLSNARAHSLTADEIYAERHMFHGPSFQCLVGEFVLGDEGIVGELCVRSPEKLFGSTRSPQLLTDPCLLDAVGQIVGLWAMEQERYVFPIGLSKLEIYRPTPPVGTRAPVRVEILQSEGKTLVADVEVQDGEGGVWMRISGWRTWKFRWEKRLVDFRRQPDRHLLATPAPAPRFDGAISLMLSSAELKQFDPALLARYCMSADEMLTYKELERFPKRQRQWLYGRVTAKDAVRLWVAKRQQAEMLHPAAFAVSSDERGRPFVKPAPSWGSAPSVSISHCEERAIAVAHEHDIGVDIERIATRDVGVVEAFASAKEREMIGSFPVQERDAWLTRLWCAKEAVGKLLGVGLEGKPLAMEAAEMTGDGQIVLSHKDRNARARVSTIENDGFIIAYADLEQSVA; this is encoded by the coding sequence ATGAGCTTCGAGCGCGCTAAGAGAGTCAACGGCGGAGACGCTCCATCCTGGCCAGCGACGGGCGAGGGCGGAGCGCCTCTCATCGCGCGCATGTTCGAGGTTCAAGACGCGAAGGAGCTGGCGCTCGCCGTCGAGCAGCCGGAAGAAGAGGCTCATCTTTCCGAGCGGCCCAGCCCGATGGCAAGAGCGGGCGCGGGAAGCTCTGATCAGATCCAAGAGGCGGATACAAGCGAACCGCGCATGCCGTTCATCGGTTCCGTGCTCGATTACGTGCCCGGCGAGCGCATCACGATCGAGCGCAAACTCAGCGTCGACGAAGATCTCTACCTCGCCGATCACGCTTTCGTTCATGCGCCTGGCATAAAGCCGACGTCGGCCTGTCTGCCGGTCGTGCCGATGACGATGAGCCTCGAAATCATGGCCGAGGCGGCGGCGTGTCTCGCGCCGGGCTGCGGTCTGATCGGATTTGAAGACGTACGCTCGGTGACCTGGATCGATCTCGCTGACGTTGACGAAGTCGCGCTAAACATTGTGACGCAGATCGTTCGTCACGATGCGGAGCGCGGAGCCTTCAGCATCTCCGCCGCCATTTACGTCGAAGGTAAAAGCTCTCCCGCGATCACTGCGACTGTTCTTCTCGGAGATCGCTACTTGGTCGAATTGTCGCCGACCTTTAGCGATTTGAGCAACGCGCGTGCTCACTCGCTCACAGCCGATGAAATCTATGCCGAGCGGCATATGTTTCACGGACCGAGCTTTCAATGTCTCGTTGGAGAGTTCGTTCTCGGAGACGAAGGAATCGTCGGCGAGCTTTGTGTGCGGTCTCCCGAAAAGCTTTTTGGATCGACGCGTTCTCCGCAACTTCTGACGGACCCCTGCTTACTCGACGCGGTGGGTCAGATCGTCGGCCTTTGGGCGATGGAGCAAGAGCGCTACGTTTTTCCAATCGGTCTCTCGAAGCTTGAAATATATCGGCCGACGCCGCCGGTCGGAACGCGCGCGCCTGTTCGCGTTGAGATCTTGCAGTCGGAAGGCAAGACGCTCGTCGCCGACGTCGAGGTGCAGGATGGCGAAGGCGGCGTTTGGATGCGAATCTCAGGCTGGCGGACATGGAAGTTTCGCTGGGAAAAGCGCCTGGTGGATTTCCGTCGTCAGCCCGACAGACACTTGTTAGCGACGCCAGCGCCCGCGCCGCGTTTCGATGGCGCCATTTCATTGATGCTTTCTAGCGCCGAGCTGAAGCAATTCGATCCTGCCTTGCTCGCGCGCTATTGTATGAGCGCCGACGAAATGCTGACCTACAAAGAACTGGAACGCTTTCCCAAGCGCCAGCGGCAGTGGCTCTATGGCCGCGTCACGGCCAAGGACGCAGTCCGCCTGTGGGTGGCGAAGCGACAGCAAGCGGAGATGTTGCATCCGGCGGCGTTCGCCGTCTCTTCGGATGAACGCGGACGACCGTTCGTCAAGCCCGCGCCGAGCTGGGGATCCGCGCCGTCGGTGAGCATTTCTCATTGCGAAGAACGAGCGATAGCGGTCGCTCACGAACATGACATCGGCGTCGATATAGAGCGTATCGCCACTCGCGACGTCGGCGTTGTCGAAGCCTTCGCCTCAGCGAAGGAACGCGAGATGATCGGTAGTTTTCCCGTCCAAGAACGCGACGCTTGGTTGACCCGGCTGTGGTGCGCGAAGGAGGCGGTCGGCAAGCTCTTGGGCGTCGGTCTTGAGGGGAAACCGCTCGCGATGGAGGCTGCCGAAATGACCGGTGACGGACAGATCGTCCTTTCGCACAAGGACAGGAACGCGCGCGCGCGCGTCTCGACTATCGAAAATGACGGATTCATTATCGCCTACGCAGACTTGGAGCAGTCAGTCGCGTAA
- a CDS encoding 3-oxoacyl-[acyl-carrier-protein] synthase III C-terminal domain-containing protein: protein MSFCLTNFVPVRMIEPVPQALTLELSAYGFAKSYCRSHGITDAESFGTIIHETRQKFEKFALSPSVIKRRQLVFFPRLSDISFSNGEFTVAEPEHEYMQLFDNYENLQAKDIKTRHSSYAKVADGCLKEMYGDAEEAPDDLIHVTCSGYLAPSPVERMVAGKEWFNTTVTHSYHMGCYGAFPAIKMAHGFLSSSQFAMTKPKDRVDIVHTEVLSVHRGIEELKAENIITMTLFADGFIKYSMVTEDYLRERGLRGLRILAFNEHLLPNSADDMTWVPGSTRFHMTLSVMVPVVIKQSVRPFVEQLLQRVGVDFEHDKHRLIFAIHPGGPKIVEHIQEALGLEPDQVAISNSVFTENGNMSSATVPHILKEILEEPSIPAGVRIVSLAFGPGLTITGLVAEKI from the coding sequence ATGTCGTTTTGCCTGACTAACTTTGTTCCCGTCCGCATGATCGAGCCTGTGCCGCAGGCTTTGACTCTCGAACTTTCAGCCTATGGATTCGCCAAGTCCTATTGCCGCAGTCACGGGATCACCGATGCGGAGAGCTTTGGAACGATCATTCACGAAACGCGGCAAAAGTTTGAAAAGTTCGCGCTGTCTCCCTCAGTGATCAAGCGGCGCCAATTGGTGTTCTTTCCGCGTCTCAGCGACATCAGCTTCAGCAATGGCGAGTTCACGGTCGCAGAGCCCGAACACGAGTATATGCAGCTCTTCGACAACTATGAGAACCTCCAGGCGAAGGACATCAAGACGCGCCATTCGAGCTATGCGAAAGTCGCCGACGGCTGCCTCAAGGAGATGTATGGCGACGCCGAGGAGGCGCCGGACGATCTCATCCATGTGACCTGTTCCGGCTATCTGGCGCCCAGTCCCGTGGAGCGGATGGTGGCCGGCAAGGAATGGTTCAACACCACCGTCACGCATAGTTACCACATGGGCTGCTACGGCGCGTTTCCGGCGATCAAGATGGCGCACGGCTTTCTCTCGTCGTCGCAATTTGCCATGACCAAGCCCAAGGATCGCGTCGACATCGTGCACACTGAGGTGCTCTCCGTTCACCGCGGCATCGAAGAGCTCAAGGCCGAGAACATCATCACGATGACGCTGTTTGCCGACGGCTTCATAAAATATTCGATGGTGACGGAAGATTACCTGCGGGAACGAGGGCTTCGCGGCTTGAGGATCCTCGCCTTCAACGAGCATCTGCTGCCGAACTCGGCCGACGACATGACCTGGGTGCCTGGCTCAACGCGCTTCCACATGACGCTCTCCGTCATGGTGCCCGTCGTCATCAAGCAATCGGTTCGCCCATTCGTCGAGCAGTTGCTGCAACGCGTCGGCGTCGATTTCGAGCATGACAAGCACAGGCTGATTTTCGCCATTCATCCTGGCGGCCCGAAGATCGTCGAACATATTCAGGAGGCGCTCGGGCTTGAGCCCGATCAGGTGGCGATCAGCAATTCGGTGTTTACCGAGAACGGCAACATGTCCTCGGCGACTGTCCCCCACATCTTGAAGGAAATTTTGGAGGAGCCCTCGATTCCTGCGGGGGTCCGCATCGTCTCTCTCGCCTTTGGACCGGGTTTGACGATCACCGGCTTGGTGGCGGAAAAGATATGA